Proteins encoded in a region of the Rutidosis leptorrhynchoides isolate AG116_Rl617_1_P2 chromosome 9, CSIRO_AGI_Rlap_v1, whole genome shotgun sequence genome:
- the LOC139868583 gene encoding uncharacterized mitochondrial protein AtMg00810-like, with protein sequence MTDLGPLHYFLGIFVTCTYSGIFLSLKKYVYEIIKRADMVGCHSSRIPIDTSTKLTASGPPVKDPTLYRILAGALQYLTFTRPDITYAVQQICLFMHDPREPHLAALWRIIRYVQGTMDLGLQLYASSTASLISYSDVDWAGCPTTRHSTSGYCVFLGNNLLSWSSKRQLTASRSSAEAKYRGVANAVAETSWLRNLLRELHCPLTTATLVYCDNISAVYMSGNPVQHQHTKHIEIDIHFVRDLVLKGHVLVLKMMVYVGPFLIRKVLQISFLIPFRIGQGRLFVKTKWIVDWCDVEAR encoded by the coding sequence ATGACGGACCTAGGGCCCCTTCACTACTTCCTGGGTATTTTTGTTACATGCACTTATTCTGGGATATTCCTATCACTGAAAAAGTACGTATACGAGATCATCAAGCGTGCTGATATGGTTGGTTGTCACTCTAGCAGGATTCCCATTGACACTAGCACCAAACTGACTGCGAGTGGTCCCCCGGTTAAGGACCCCACTTTGTATCGCATCCTTGCAGGTGCTCTACAATATCTCACTTTCACCAGACCAGACATTACTTACGCAGTACAGCAGATTTGTCTCTTTATGCATGACCCTCGGGAGCCTCACTTGGCTGCTCTCTGGCGGATCATTCGTTATGTCCAGGGTACCATGGATCTCGGACTTCAGCTGTATGCCTCGTCCACAGCTTCTCTTATTTCCTACTCTGACGTTGATTGGGCAGGTTGCCCGACTACTCGCCATTCCACTTCTGGGTATTGTGTGTTCTTGGGTAATAACCTTCTCTCCTGGTCCTCCAAGCGACAACTCACTGCGTCTCGATCTAGTGCTGAGGCTAAATATCGCGGAGTCGCTAATGCCGTTGCAGAGACTAGTTGGCTCCGCAACCTTCTTCGTGAGCTCCATTGCCCGCTCACCACGGCTACTCTTGTTTACTGTGATAACATTAGTGCTGTCTACATGTCTGGAAATCCAGTTCAGCACCAGCACACCAAACACATCGAGATTGACATACACTTTGTTCGTGATCTTGTTCTCAAAGGTCATGTTCTGGTCTTGAAGATGATGGTCTACGTGGGGCCTTTCTTAATTCGAAAGGTCCTTCAGATTTCCTTTCTTATACCTTTCCGAATCGGACAGGGAAGATTGTTCGTAAAGACAAAGTGGATAGTAGATTGGTGCGACGTGGAAGCTAGGTAG